The Juglans regia cultivar Chandler chromosome 1, Walnut 2.0, whole genome shotgun sequence nucleotide sequence AAAAAACCCTTCCTCTCTTTCTAGAAAGAGAAACTATCGCTTCTCTCTAGAAAAGTttgctcattttattttatgtgtgttCTCATCCTCTTTTTCGTTCATTTTACAATACTGtctattcattaatttttttattaatatttttaatctttcatTTTCACTAGCTTAGTTTTGGCTAGATCTACTGCATTCCGACAACGGACTGCATGCACGTTCTACCACTCAACCCCCTAACTGCAGACCTATCAAGATGAAGCGGAATTGGGGCAAAAATTTCGGCACGTGAGGATCCACGAGTAGTTCTCACACGCTGTCGTGCCAAAATGCTTCCAACAGCTACACGCAACACGCGTCATACCAGTAGATTCGTCACTTCAAGATCTTTTAATCTGACCCACCCCATCTCACAATCACCGACTCTTGGTCTCCACGCACCTTCACAGGCGAGCGTGAAGAAACTTGATCAGCCGCAGTCCAATCTATTCAATGTCAGTCTAATTCTTATTATGTTTCTACTTTCCCTAACTGATGATCTTGAGGCAAGGAAACGGGTCTCTTTAGGAAACATCTCTAGACAACAACCTCCAGTATACCTTCAACATCCACTCCTCCAACAGTGGCATCATAGTTCGCACAACTTtgtacaaaatgtaaaaaactgTTATTTAAGATGGCACCCTCTTTGCAGGATACAGGTGGGAACTAAGTTTTTGATCCcaaaatccattttatttttacttttgcaTTGTAGTTGTTGTAATGGGGTGTTTGTTGGGGATCATCACTATCTCttcatctatctcatctcatttaatcattataattttcctaaacttttcaacaaaatataataaactattcaactttttcaaattacaaaacaaaaatagtattaaaaattatattctgataatattttatttaactttcaactctcaTCTCAACTAAAGTCAACtaaactcaatatccaaacatcacctaaatctaatttataagtttagcTAAGAAGTACAGGTTCGAGTACTTGTGTAAGGAATTAACAGCGTGAATTGAAGAGACATTGATCTTTTCCGGCCGGACTCCAAAGAGGTAAGGATTGCAGATCTAGTAGCTTCGCAGAAACATGGAAGAACGCTTGGTCCCTGAACTTTGTTAAATTTATTGACGAGAACTGGTGGAACCTTGCATGAGTACTGAAAACACAATAATGACGGCCGGTAGGAAGAAGAATAACCCAGTTGTTGGGAacgatgagttaaaataatgaTGGAAAAATAGCTAGTAAAGGGAAGCTTAAAGCGTAGAAAGCATAGTctgtttgtttgtgttttttcttttttcgtagTTGTTGGGAGGTTGAAAGTCTCTCTATAGAGGTCAGACCAGCCAAAGCTCGCATCTTCGTTTATTATCCATTTCCAAGActcagataattttattttttgttgcaagCGCATCTCATGCATTTATTAATGCCAAGAGATTACTTTTGAGGAGGTCGCTTTCGATAGAGAGACCGTTACATGTACCTCAATTTTATACTCAAATTTCGATACAAGACAAAgtgcttttgtttttggttgGGTTCTGTGCTCAACATATGCTCTGAAAGCTCGTTTGAATATCATAAAGATGATGAGAACTTCctttacaaacttatttttggAAATAGACGTCGACTTTTCAAGAGGTAGAGAGCATGATGCAACCTTGTCGTGCACGTTGTATCATCAAGTTACTGGAGTCTgggatatttgtttattatcaaTCATCATTGATCAGGTTAATGTTATTCATGCACCTCTAGTATGCTACAATATTTTGGTACTTAAGCCAAGTAAGAAATGCATTtatttaaagagtaaaatatgcccTTTCATATGTTACCTGTCATGAGGTCAATATGCAAAGCATCatagaaaacagaaaaattaaaacgtATACATGAGATCTGACCtattccaattttaaaaattttgtcttGATTCTTATGCCATTGACCTAAGCTAACTAAATCATATGCCATCTTCTTGAAtggataaaataataattaaatatgtaagaAAAAGAAACCCCTCGTTATTCTTTGAATCTGGACTTGCCGAACAGGGGAATGGTGGATCATGCACGAGCAGGATAATAACTTAGTTAGAACTTTGGTTTGTGAAGATGTTTTCAAAAGGCTTGATAATGTTTTTGTTCTCATTTGGGAAAGtctaaatgtgtttttttagggAAAGAATAAGAAGCAAAACTAGCTGTTGATATACTCTAATTCACTAACATGTCGGAAAGTTCCACAGAGCGGTGCAGACGACACAGAGTTTTGAGCACGAGTTTTGCTACAAATCAGCAATAGTTCATATCAcactaataatttttctttgagcaCTCTTTGAGACAGATTTAAGCCATAGCATGACTGTAAAGTGTAATCCctattgagggcaaagtggtgGTAATCCAGTATGTAGGAATATTGGACATGAGTCTTATCTACTTGGCATCTTACTAATGAACCTCAAGAGAGATCCAGACAAGAGAGAGTCCTGAGCGCTCCTTCAAGATGGATTTAAGCCATAACATGGCTCCAATTCCACCGAAAGTAGAGTGGTACTCGTCCAAAACTTCTGGAACTTGACAGCAAGTAAATCCTCACATTGTTCATCATAATTTTCTCGAAAGAGTAATGTGATAAATACTGAATTCATCAAAGCCACAGGTTGAAAACATACTTCTTCTAGTACACACATGACTGAAGTCTATGCTCTGATGTTCTAAACATGTATTAATGGCTAATTCTAAATCCATCATTCGAAGCTTCATATCGAGACAAGCTAAATGGCCTTCAGGTCCATGGAGAAGAACAGCAAACTTAGAAATGCTTGAATGAGGTAGCAAGGAAACCGTATATCCTTTGGAAACATAGCATCAGCAGCCAATCAGTTGTGAAGTGGGTTTGGTCCCCCTGGAATACGTGGATGCGAAACAATGTGTGCACTTTTCACCTTCTTGTCTCTGAATGCCGCAAAATGAGCAATAGTACGTAGATGCCTTGGAAATGTGGAAGAAGGCTCGGCAATTCTTATTCTTGGTTCCGTTTCCTCATCGAGTGCCTTGTTGATTTGCCGGCAACAAGAAGGATGTGCTAATGCTAGAAGAATAATGAGGATCACAGCTACAAGGGAAAACTTGTGAACTCCCATGTCtcaaaaatgatggaaaaagaGAATGGGAAAGGAGTTAAAGAAGAGAGAATAAGCTCTTCAAAGCTCTTCGAATGTATAAAGCCAGTTTGAAGAAacgtatatatacatacaaataATGGAATCAGACAACTTTATGATGGAGAAGATGAgccaaataaatatattgagtCTCATTTGATGCTTGTAAACATCTAAATATGATCAGGACTAGGCAAGTAGTTCAAGTGTCCTGGCATTACAACAAGACATAATATTATTCCTACACAAACCTAATTCATCATGGttacagaatatatatatatatatagatatattgaGAATTGGTGCCAAAATGGATTTATTTTCAAGGTCAATTCAAAGCATACCTGTCAAGTtcctttaataaaattaagagacGTGCCGAACCCATAACGACCATGGACCATGTGGTtcattttaacatatttaaatatatcattcatatttctcttttatatatggGGACAGAAAACACGGGGAATTTCTTAGCTGGTTTTCTATATGATTTATGAGTTCTTTTACAAGTTGCAACTGTGTAAAATGTTCGATGCGGTACACTTTCAAAACTATTGAGTTGAATGATTGAGTGCCCAAATCAATCAGTGTCTGAAGAAAATCAAAACAAGGATTCATTCTATCTAGTTCCTTTACAAGTTGCAAGATATTGCTTACTCCATAAACACACACAGGACTACCCTAAATGTATTGGCAGGTGGACCAAAAGCCAGAAAGCAATATCAAGAATTATGAACTAGAAAGTATACAGGCCATTTGAGATCTTAAAGCATACTACAGAGAGAATTTTCGGGTCGATTTTCTCTGGACCAAAAGGAAGGATTCAGCACATCCAAGGAAGAAGAGTGAGCCGAAAAGAAATTCGATGTTCAGAAGATCCATTGGATAGAAGAAGATTGGAAGACAGACCATTCATGATAAAGTCGTTTTGATTCTCTTTAGTAACCTCTGTGGTATATCAATCTTTATTCACtttcatactatatatttatatttttttttttgttttttttcttttttaatcgaATGTGGGGTGTTTTATAAGATGTGTGGATGTTTTTATGTAAGATGTTGgataataaatagtgattgaaaagaatttttaaattttcgtaCGTCGTACCAACTATATTGACAAGCAGATTGAGAAAACGACCTTTCGCTACATCCAACCTTTTACGGGCGTGATTTTCGAGTGCTCAATCCTGGAAGTGAGGGCCTTGACCATTCATCTCTGCTTGCTAGGTTGGTAGGAATGCCAAAACCATTTGGAATGAAAAGCtggaatcaaaattaaattaaatttcatgGACGGGACAAGCCTTGTTGTGACGTTTGAGCCTATAGGTTGGTTGGGGGGCCTTTCGTGTTCGACAAGTCATTTTCCCTTTTCTATCTTTTCACCCCTACCAAACACACGAAAAGATTTCCAACCATAAGAAAGCAAACAAAGCCCTCAATTAAATTTCCTTccctattaatatattatgaggAGATTTGGTTCCCCATTATAAACGGCGCTCAGATCTACGTCCCTGGGGACCAACTGGAGAATGGAGATGTTCTTCCACTAGACCTAGCCTAACCCAAATTGCAATTTGTAGTTCACAGCCGGAACCTATGATTATTGTGACGATTTTGACGTAAATATTTTTCCTGAGTTTCTACAATATCAACATAAAGACTTGAATACTAGAAAACTTTCAGATATGCTAAACAATGCCAGTTGCCACCACAATCCTGGTCTGGCAGCAAAAGCTACAAATATAATTGCATATTAAGAAGCATAAGGCAACTCcatatatgtaatttatcaATAACACAATCCTCTTATCAAAGAAAATTCACTGAAGGTGATAGAATAAGTTGCAGCTCTGAATCCCTAGGGATTAGCATCATCCATACATTATTTGACAATCCGGACTTCAAACAAGTCCGTTCTTAAGAGATGTATTCTAGACTGCAATCTTAAACTTGAGTCAAACGAGGTTTCATGAAATACTAGCACCACATATTACTCTTCTTCAGCTTCTCCATTAGAAATGGTTTACTAAGTTTGCAATAGTGGCAATTGATTTACCCAACGATTACTCTTTTGCAGCATCAGCCTCAGCAGCAGGAGTTTCCTCAGTGATAACAGCTGCACTTTCTGATGGACCATCTTCAGCAGGCTTAGCAACATCGCGATCGGTAGATTCTGCATGTTCACCGGTCGGTGCCCCATCAGTCACTGGAACAGACTTGACGGTTCCAACCTTAACATACTTGCTCATAAACTTGAATTCCCAGTCCTGCAAAGCCTCGAGTTCAAATGGACCTAGACCGGTTATATCCCCTGTCAGATCTTTCTCTTCAAAGGACATTTTTGCAAGAGCTCTGCTAGCATCCTTTCCAGCAAACAATGCATAAGGTCCACCTGGTCCATAAAACATCCTGCCAGGAAGATCAATCGAGGTGATCAAATTAAAAGCCTCCCTAAATattgaatttgaaaagaaaCACAGAAAAGATAATTCCCAACATTGTTCTTTATAAAACAGTAGTCACATAACAATATTTGTATCCCGATACAGAAAATTACAAGCCTGCAATGACCTCATAAACAATCAACAAAAACAAGCAGTTACTTTTGATTGTTAACAGCGTAAACCCTGGTGATGTTTGGTAGTAGGTAATAGTGTTAAGTTTCACAATAAACTCACAGATGAATTGCCGAAGTGGATCTAAAACCTAGCATGTAGAAAAAGCAGAAAaggtttgtgaaaacaaatttaggaaaccaataaGGCAACATGCCAACCCCTCCCTGCCTCAAGGCAGTGCCACTCAAATTTGAGCTACGAGGTTCATCATGGACTACAGATTCTTCTCTCATCTAGTTTGCTGTATCAAACTATGAACACACTTTTCTGTGAATACAACACATATTGTTTATGTCATTGCCTAGCACGATGTTAATCCAAATCTACAAGAAATTCTGTAatggaaaagaaattagaaaaatatggAAAGTAAAGGCAAGCTAATTGCAAACATTAATAGggaaaatctattttaaaattctgTTATTTTTTGTTAGACAACCAAATTACCACACCAAGAAGTCGAATCATACGAAAGATCCGATGGATCCTAAAGcacaaaaaaactaaataaaatttatttaacaagcCCGTCTGACTTCATAAGAACCTAGAGGTAACAATTCAACAACGAGCTAAGACTACGTTCGTGGAAATAAGTATACTTTTCTACAAGTAAATGTGCGTTTTCATGGAGTCACGACATACTAAAAagcaaatccaaaaataaaatcccCTTTTATGTGCGTGTGTacgtgtatgtgtatgtgtatgagagatggagagaaagagagctaacAGCATGACCTTTTTACAtgcttaccaaaaaaaaaggcCTTTCTATGCACCCAAAAGAAAATCCAACACACCCCCACTCCACCACAAAAAAAGTTCCACAATTCTCACATACCCAAGAATCCCAAAGATACATATCACTCTAACCGAGTTGATTACACATTCAATACTACAAACCCAGATGCTAACTTTACCTGCTCTGCGACACATCGTAGATCTGGCCCTTGATGGCCATGAGCAAAGGCTTCTCGGGGTCGGATCCATCGTACTGCTTGAGGTCATCCTCGGAGATCTCTCCGAGCTGCACCGGAGGCGGCGGAGGCTGCGACGGCTGCTCGTACTCCCTAGACCTCTGATGATGGTCGGAAGACCCAAACAGACCCGATATCACATAGTATACAGCGAAGAAAAGAGCGATAACCGTAAAGAAGGTCGCCGGAGAGAGCCCCGTGTAGACTGGGATCGCCTCCTTCAGTGTCTCCCACAGTTCCAGAGCCATAAGAGAATTGTAATGGTTTTGGGTTGATTTTCAGCGGATGAGAGAGACCCGGGGGAGAGGACGAAGAGACAAACAATGCGTAtcttatacaaaattataaaaagaccGAGTTTTGGGGTCCAAAGATAAATTCTCAGTCTTTGGGGGGTTCCTCTCTATAAAACTTCTCACTTGCatgttttctcttcttttgtctGGTTTTGGAGATAAGAAGATTCCACAACATACTAGAATCTAGATGGTATAAAATTATAGAAGTCCTAGTTTTGGGGTCCAAAGATAAATTCTCAGCCTTTGGGGATTCTGCTCAAACTTCTCACTTTACTCTCTACACCATTTCCATGTTTTTTTGGAGATAAAAAGATGAGTGGAGATAAAAAGATGGAGACGGGGACTTTCCTGTGTAATTGTCCTCTTGTTTTAGTTGTTATTACATTTTTGTCCGGTAATTCTCAActagtttgtttttcttttattctacttttattaCATAAATTAAGGGAGAGGAATAGGATTGTGAAGAGCCTAATAACTTTGTATTTGAGGGGAATTGATTAGTTGTGTTTGGATTGCATCTctatatatttgaataaaaaggaAGTATGTCCTATTTTACAAAGAAACGACATTCGAAGGGTATTATAAATTATGGTTTTTGCCTCAATTCATTCTAAAACTCAATTATCAACTTGTAAGATGACGTGACAAAATGTGTGTACAACTTAATTAGATGGACCCCTTCCTCCCTTAGGGAGAAAGCATTCTCATATTTGAATTCTCCAATGTTATATTTTTGGTcggatctcataaaaataaatttaaaaattagtgtGATTTGATCTCATAATATATCAAACTATAttatttgtgtatttattttggGGAGATTCTCTTATAGATgaaacattttttctttattttaaacaaaaattttatgtgtagtTATTTTTGCATACTCATTTGTACATTTTACTAATGTGATTGGCTgtgtcattttttaatataaaataattcttttaaccaatcacattaatataatgtataaaaaatacgtaaaagtgattgtacgtaacaaaatttttgtttaaataagaattttctGATGGCACAACCAACAATTGATTAACCATCCGACttaattcttataatttatgtttgtaATGTGTGTTAAGTTTCAACCTCGTGAAATGTAATATAAACTAGAAGAGAAGGTGTAATCTGTCACAAAACGAGTACAttatttgaggaaattttcCGAGTGTGTAAGGTATCAAGttacatttaaaataatcaCAAGAAATCTGTTGATGACAATAACCCATGTGATCTCTTTCTTGACTATAAGTctccttagatatgattttgaCAAAAATAGTTATTTATACAAAGTATAACAATGTGTGACACTCACCACACAATCCAAATGAGGATTTGTGAAGTTGCAGTTAAATAACCCTGTCGACAAAACCAAAGGAAGAGTAGTTGGGTCTGATGAGGATCAGAGAGGTCGGCAGAGACATGGTAGGTAAAGATGTCAAACTTGGCAGTGGCAGGAACAAACAGGTACTGAAAATCTTCCTCCAGCTTTCTTGCAAGAATAAAATTACAGTGCTAGAAAATAAATCAGTGAATCGCTGCATACCTTTCCTCTTTTGTTGTTGctagttcattttatttgatgagTACCAGTTTTTGCAGTGAAAATAACTCGGCTTCCCATGAAGATCCAAACTTgtttaatatgaataaaataaaataaaaaataatattaaaatatgtaaaatgtgtgatgtgagatgatgaataacatctttcttttttaatatcagAACCAAGCCAATGAAGCCATTATTTAAGCCACAGCCACACCATGCCAAAGAAGTCATTTTACATGACTTTTTCAACATGTgaaacttctatttttttaatgctaaGTATGGCACTAATTTCAGAtatcattttagaaaaaaaagtgCTTCAACAATTTAAATCAAACCCTATGACTTTCAAAACTCTTGATGTTTGTGAGGAAAACTTGACTATATTGCTGTAAATACAATTATTTATCAAGGTTTGTGCAATTTAAATCTAATCGACAGTTCAATA carries:
- the LOC108998597 gene encoding membrane steroid-binding protein 1, with the translated sequence MALELWETLKEAIPVYTGLSPATFFTVIALFFAVYYVISGLFGSSDHHQRSREYEQPSQPPPPPVQLGEISEDDLKQYDGSDPEKPLLMAIKGQIYDVSQSRMFYGPGGPYALFAGKDASRALAKMSFEEKDLTGDITGLGPFELEALQDWEFKFMSKYVKVGTVKSVPVTDGAPTGEHAESTDRDVAKPAEDGPSESAAVITEETPAAEADAAKE